The proteins below are encoded in one region of Silene latifolia isolate original U9 population chromosome 2, ASM4854445v1, whole genome shotgun sequence:
- the LOC141628208 gene encoding chalcone synthase-like, with translation MGSLSGIKISQKPKGLANILALGTANPPNQILQEDYPDFCFCVADANGENTMPDLKIKFNHICEKTTIKKRYFYQTEEFLKKNPELVNYDAFTMDARQAILSIEIPKLAKEAALKAIKEWGQPISKITHIIFSTLSGAIMPGYDYQLAKLLGLGPHVQRFMLFQLGCYSGGTALRLAKDIVENNKRARVLVVCADMTLAFFRGPTRTDIGSMIGQALFGDGAGAAIVGSDPDWYAGEQPIFELVSASQSTIPDTERAIGGQLKQVGVSLVLAKDNPSLIANKVEIPVIEALSPLGITDWNSVFWVVHPGGPAILDQVEKKLGLDTNKFRSSRHVLSEFGNMSSATVFFVMDETRKRSIKEGKSSTGEGLEYGVLIGLGPGITIETVVLRSFPIDS, from the exons atgggatCTCTTAGTGGAATCAAAATCTCTCAAAAACCCAAAGGTTTAGCAAACATCTTAGCTTTAGGAACTGCCAACCCTCCTAATCAAATTTTACAAGAAGATTATCCTGATTTTTGTTTTTGCGTAGCCGACGCTAACGGCGAAAATACTATGCCCGATCTCAAAATCAAGTTTAACCATATAT GTGAAAAAACAACGATCAAAAAGCGATATTTTTACCAAACAGAAGAGTTTTTGAAGAAAAACCCGGAACTAGTGAACTACGACGCCTTTACAATGGACGCACGCCAAGCAATACTTTCAATCGAAATACCTAAATTGGCAAAAGAAGCGGCCTTGAAAGCGATCAAAGAGTGGGGCCAACCCATATCGAAAATCACCCACATTATCTTCTCAACTTTGTCCGGAGCAATCATGCCCGGGTACGACTACCAGCTTGCCAAGTTACTGGGCCTCGGCCCACACGTGCAACGTTTCATGCTTTTCCAGCTCGGGTGCTATTCCGGGGGAACGGCCCTTCGTTTGGCAAAAGACATCGTGGAGAACAACAAACGAGCTCGAGTTTTAGTAGTATGTGCTGATATGACCTTGGCTTTTTTTCGTGGGCCCACCCGAACTGACATTGGTTCGATGATTGGACAAGCCCTATTTGGTGATGGTGCGGGTGCTGCTATTGTTGGTTCGGACCCAGATTGGTATGCGGGTGAGCAGCCCATTTTTGAATTGGTCTCGGCATCACAATCCACTATTCCAGACACTGAAAGGGCTATCGGAGGACAACTTAAACAAGTTGGGGTATCCTTAGTTTTAGCTAAGGATAACCCGAGTCTTATTGCTAATAAGGTCGAAATACCCGTGATTGAAGCCCTTAGTCCACTTggtattactgattggaattccgTTTTTTGGGTAGTTCACCCTGGTGGGCCTGCCATCCTAGACCAAGTAGAAAAAAAACTCGGGCTTGACACGAATAAGTTCCGCTCCAGTCGACATGTGTTAAGTGAGTTTGGGAATATGTCGAGTGCGACCGTGTTTTTTGTGATGGATGAAACAAGGAAGAGGTCGATCAAGGAAGGAAAGAGTAGTACTGGTGAAGGATTGGAGTATGGTGTCCTTATTGGGTTAGGACCCGGTATAACTATTGAGACCGTTGTGCTTCGCAGTTTCCCCATTGATTCATAA